A single Zootoca vivipara chromosome 1, rZooViv1.1, whole genome shotgun sequence DNA region contains:
- the LOC118075387 gene encoding prolactin-releasing peptide receptor-like, protein MAADNQLLNDSCFNSSAPVFTGLDLLFELKPLFIPLYAILVTVACTGNFLLLLLIGTTKKLHCTTNFLIGNLAAADLIMCIFCVPLTASYAFEIRGWLFGMFMCYFVTLMQAATVFVSVLSLTAIAVDRYIVVAYPIRKRVRCKSCAYIVAFIWLLSIVISVPTSMHTHYLDLNSIGHDMIICEEFWKHHKTERWLYSCLMLLLSYMLPLSAVSISYCAITYRLRNRSVPGAAYHSQEKWTKKKQKTFRILVISVMCFACCWLPLQVVNLIIDIDEEFVVLDKRYVNVIQVSCHVVAMSSACFNPFIYASLHNKFRLHISNYFHQRKRSSTLCRKASRMNTCSTLADHPVGHSEKIALQGKFPFSSNPAALQI, encoded by the coding sequence ATGGCAGCGGACAACCAACTCCTCAACGACTCCTGCTTCAATAGCTCAGCTCCCGTTTTCACAGGCCTGGACCTTCTCTTTGAACTGAAGCCACTCTTCATTCCTCTCTATGCCATCCTGGTGACGGTGGCCTGCACGGggaactttctcctcctcctcctcattggtACCACCAAAAAGTTGCACTGCACCACCAATTTCCTCATTGGGAACTTGGCAGCCGCCGATCTGATCATGTGCATTTTCTGTGTCCCGCTGACTGCCTCGTATGCGTTTGAGATTCGCGGGTGGCTTTTTGGCATGTTCATGTGCTACTTTGTCACCCTCATGCAAGCGGCCACTGTGTTTGTGTCCGTCCTCTCCCTCACTGCTATCGCCGTGGACCGGTATATTGTCGTCGCTTACCCCATTCGCAAAAGGGTCAGGTGCAAGTCCTGTGCCTACATTGTGGCCTTCATTTGGTTGCTCTCCATTGTGATCTCAGTCCCCACATCCATGCACACCCATTACCTGGATCTCAACAGCATTGGCCACGACATGATCATCTGCGAAGAATTCTGGAAGCACCACAAGACTGAGAGGTGGCTGTACTCTTGCTTGATGCTCCTCTTGTCCTACATGCTCCCGCTCTCTGCCGTCTCCATCTCCTACTGCGCCATTACTTATCGCCTCCGGAATAGGAGCGTCCCAGGGGCTGCCTACCACAGCCAAGAGAAATGGactaaaaagaagcaaaagactTTCCGGATCCTCGTCATCTCAGTCATGTGCTTTGCGTGTTGCTGGCTACCTCTTCAGGTGGTTAATCTGATCATAGATATAGACGAGGAGTTTGTCGTCCTAGACAAGAGATATGTCAATGTCATTCAAGTGTCCTGTCATGTGGTTGCCATGAGTTCTGCGTGCTTCAATCCGTTCATCTATGCCTCCCTCCACAACAAGTTCCGACTCCACATTAGCAACTACTTTCATCAAAGGAAGAGGTCAAGCACCCTGTGCCGCAAGGCTTCACGGATGAATACCTGCTCCACTTTGGCAGATCATCCTGTGGGACACAGTGAAAAAATAGCGCTGCAAGGGAAGTTTCCTTTTAGCTCAAACCCAGCAGCCCTACAAATATAA